In Streptomyces sp. 71268, the DNA window CGTCCGAGAGCGCCACGCTGATGGCTTCTGCCTGGTCACGGGTGGCGGCGTGGGTGACGATGCGTTCGGGGCGGCGGGCGGCGCACGCGGCGGCGACGGCCGCGCCCCCGCCGCCGATGCGGACCACGTCCGGCTCCGGCAGGTCTTCGAGCACCTGCGGCGCCGTGCCGTGCACCACGTGGAGTTGCACCTGAAAACGCCGACCGACCGCCGCGATCCGGCCACAGGTGTCCGCATCCTGGTCGACGGCGATGACCGCCGCGCCGAACCGGGCCGCCTCGACCGCGGCGGCTCCGCTGCCGGCGCCGATGTCCCAGACCAGGTCGCCCACGCGCGGACCGAGGCGGGCGAGTTGGCCGGCGCGCAGCCAGCGGGACTCGCCCTCGCCCCGGTCGGCGGCGGCGCCGTAGGCGGAGCTGGGCAGCGCCCAGCCACGGATGGCCGGCGGGTAGCCGGGGTCGCGGCCGGCGATCCAACTGCCGCCCTGTGGGCTGCTCGGGGCGGTGGTCTGGCCCGCGCCGCCGATGACGATGACGACGTTCGGATCGCGCCACGTGTGGTCGGCGACCTTGTCCGAGGTGAGCACGGTCATCCGCTCGTGTTCGGTGCCCAGCGCCTCGCAGATGACGAACGTACGGTGCACGGGGCCGAGCAGCAGGGCCAGTTCGGCCGGGCCCGCGCCGGGCGAGGTGAGGACGGCGACCTTGGGGTGGGCCCGGCAGACGTTGACCGCCCGGCGCAGGTCGCGGCTGTGGGCGCTGACGACCTGGGCGTCGTCCCAGGGCATGCCGGCGCGAGCGAAGGCCGCGGCGACGGCGGAGACGGCCGGGACCACCTCGACCTCAAGGCCGTGCTCGGGGGCGCGCAGCGCCCGTACGACGCCGAAGAAGCCGGGGTCACCGTCGGCGAGGACCACGGCCGAGCCCCGGTGTCCGGCGATGCGGCGGGCGGCCAGGTCGACGCTGCCGAGCCGGATGCGTTCGGCGCCGGGCGGGACCTCGGGCAGGGCCAGGTGGTGGGCCGCGCCCGCGACCAGCGTGGCGGCGCCGACGGCGGAGCGGGCCGCGTCTGTCAGGGGGGAGCCGTCCCATCCGATCACCGTGACGCGGTCGGCCATCTGTGTCAGTCTCCTGGGCTGTGATCGCGGACCCCGCGGGGACCTGGGAGAGCGGTCGCGCGGGGAGGGCGGGAACTGGGGTCGTGCGGGCCGGGCGGCGGAGCGCGTACGGGCCGGCGCTACCGAGCCGTGGGCGGCGTGGCAGGCGGGGTCACGGTGAGCGTACCCCCGACTGGTCCAGACCGGTGCCGCGGGCCGCTCAGCGCCAACTGGGCAGCGTGGCGTAGCCGGAGTCGTCGACGTGTTGTCCGGGGCCGCCGTCGAGGTCCTCGGGGAGCAGGCTCCAGACGATCAGGTCGGTGCGGATGTCCGCCCATCCGCCGTCCTCGGTGCGCGAGCGGGCTATCCACGCGTTGCGCAGCACGCCCTCGCTGATGCAGCCGATCTTCTGGGCGACCTGCTGGGCGGCGGTGTTGTCGGCGGCGGTGCGCATCTCCAGGCGTTCGAAGCGTTGGGAGCGGAAGAGCCAGTCGGCGACGGCGAGGACGGACTCGCTGGCGTATCCCTCGCCCCTGGCCCAGGGGGCGGTGATGTAGGCGATCTCGGTGGAGAGGGTGCGCCAGTCGGTGTGGAAGAGGGTGACGACGCCCACCAGGCGCTGGGTGAGGAACTCGGAGACGGCGAAGACGATGCCGCGCCCCTGCGTGCGCTCGATCGGGGCGCGCCGGGTGATCCAGTCGCGGGCCCGGTCAGCGGTGTAGGGGTGGGAGACCGAGGTCCAGGCCACGATCTGCTCGTCGTTCATCATCTCGGTCAACGGGAGGACGTCGGCCAGCTCCAAGGGGCGCAGCTCCAGCCGGTCCGTACTGATGGATACGTCCGGAAAGGTGCGTGTCATGCGCTGCTCCAACGCGGAGAGATGTATGTGCCCGGGGCCGTCTGAGTGCACCAGCATGCAGCATGCGGCCGCTCATGTGCCAAGCGCGACGGCCCCGCGCACTCCCGAGGGGTGCGCGGGGCCGTGGTCGTCGAGGGGGTGGATCAGCCCTTCGGGGCGCCGAACGCCGGGATGACGGCGCCCTCGTACTTGTCCTCGATGAACTTCTTGACCTCGGGCGAGTTCAGGAGCTTGGCCAGCTTCTTGACCCGCGGGTCGTCCTCCTTGCCCTTCTTGACGGCGAGGAAGTTGGCGTACGGGTTGTTCTCGGCCTTCTCCAGGGCGAGCGCGTCCGTGGCCGGCTTGAGCTTGGCGCCGATGGCGAAGTTGCCGTTGATGATGGCGGCGTCCACGTCGCCGAGGCGGGCCGGGATCTGCGGGGCCTCGAGCTCGGTGAGCTTCAGGCCCTTCTTGTCCTTGATGTCCTTCAGGGTGGC includes these proteins:
- a CDS encoding GNAT family N-acetyltransferase, coding for MTRTFPDVSISTDRLELRPLELADVLPLTEMMNDEQIVAWTSVSHPYTADRARDWITRRAPIERTQGRGIVFAVSEFLTQRLVGVVTLFHTDWRTLSTEIAYITAPWARGEGYASESVLAVADWLFRSQRFERLEMRTAADNTAAQQVAQKIGCISEGVLRNAWIARSRTEDGGWADIRTDLIVWSLLPEDLDGGPGQHVDDSGYATLPSWR
- the cbiE gene encoding precorrin-6y C5,15-methyltransferase (decarboxylating) subunit CbiE, coding for MADRVTVIGWDGSPLTDAARSAVGAATLVAGAAHHLALPEVPPGAERIRLGSVDLAARRIAGHRGSAVVLADGDPGFFGVVRALRAPEHGLEVEVVPAVSAVAAAFARAGMPWDDAQVVSAHSRDLRRAVNVCRAHPKVAVLTSPGAGPAELALLLGPVHRTFVICEALGTEHERMTVLTSDKVADHTWRDPNVVIVIGGAGQTTAPSSPQGGSWIAGRDPGYPPAIRGWALPSSAYGAAADRGEGESRWLRAGQLARLGPRVGDLVWDIGAGSGAAAVEAARFGAAVIAVDQDADTCGRIAAVGRRFQVQLHVVHGTAPQVLEDLPEPDVVRIGGGGAAVAAACAARRPERIVTHAATRDQAEAISVALSDGGYGVECVMVQSMEMDARAWSERDRAVAFLICGHRPHP